A single region of the Aptenodytes patagonicus chromosome 7, bAptPat1.pri.cur, whole genome shotgun sequence genome encodes:
- the CHGA gene encoding chromogranin-A isoform X2: MSRPGLLAVLLLAVPAISLPVTNDMNKGDTKVMKCIVEVISDTLSKPNPLPISEECLETLRGDERIISILRHQNLLKELQEIAAQGANERTQQQKKNSGFEDELSEVLESQNDKNKQRDVAGERPEDEQPTGSLAEPAAQKTQQNEDSREEGKNRLEEREYRPQDADPGEKEDREEAESNEISNTEDAQQDEALDNHISKDFSEDEQQQRGDEEEQPRGPRDSLELEDEGEQPSRQGQEQSKEVAGERVEREDDGGDDAAEEDPTEAERSIDLAEEDEEAEEMQGDDNNDDALGFGKDRQSSEEEEEEEQPRALRGRRHRLEDEGMQGEEDTFQPKDAKSEEMEEESSREWEDSKRWNKMDELAKQLTSKKRMEENDSGEDADRSMKMAFRSRKYDFSSPEEDVRRSWKHHSKKDSSEGGFPLAPMPEEKKDEEGSANRRTEDQELESLAAIEAELERVAHKLHELRRG, from the exons ATGAGCCGCCCAGGACTGCTCGCCGTCCTGCTCCTGGCCGTGCCGG CCATCTCCCTTCCCGTGACAAACGACATGAATAAAGGGGACACTAAG GTGATGAAGTGCATTGTAGAGGTCATCTCTGATACTTTATCGAAGCCAAACCCCCTGCCGATCAGTGAGGAATGCCTAGAAACACTCAGAGGAG ATGAACGAATCATTTCTATCCTTCGCCACCAAAATTTATTGAAGGAACTTCAGGAAATTGCGGCTCAAG GTGCCAATGAGCGAactcagcagcagaagaaaaacagtggctTCGAAGATGAACTTTCCGAAGTCCTTGAAAGTCAGAACGACAAGAACAAGCAGAGAG ATGTGGCAGGGGAGCGCCCTGAAGATGAGCAGCCCACGGGGTCCCTGGCTGAACCGGCAGcacagaaaacccagcaaaatgAAGATtcaagagaggagggaaaaaacagacTGGAGGAGAGGGAGTACAGGCCACAGGATGCCGACCCTGGTGAGAAAGAGGATcgggaggaagcagagagcaACGAGATCAGCAACACAGAGGATGCCCAGCAAGACGAAGCTTTGGACAACCACATCAGCAAAGACTTCAGCgaggatgagcagcagcagcgagggGATGAAGAGGAACAGCCCAGAGGCCCCAGGGACAGCCTGGAGCTTGAGGATGAGGGAGAGCAGCCATccaggcagggccaggagcagagcaAGGAGGTGGCAGGGGAACGTGTGGAGCGGGAGGATGATGGAGGAGACGATGCTGCAGAGGAGGACCCTACCGAAGCAGAGAGGTCAATTGATTtggctgaggaggatgaggaggcggaggagatGCAGGGAGACGACA ATAACGATGATGCTCTGGGATTTGGCAAAGACCGGCAGAgctctgaggaggaagaggaggaagagcagcccCGGGCACTGAGAGGACGAAGGCATCGCCTGGAGGATGAGGGGATGCAGGGGGAGGAGGACACCTTCCAGCCCAAGGATGCCAAAagtgaggagatggaggaggaatcCTCCAGGGAGTGGGAAGACTCCAAGAGGTGGAACAAAATGGATGAGCTGGCCAAGCAGCTGACATCAAAGAAGCGCATGGAGGAAAATGATAGTGGGGAAGACGCAGACAGGTCCATGAAAATGGCATTTAGGTCCCGCAAGTATGACTTCAGTAGTCCAGAGGAAGATGTGAGAAGGTCATGGAAGCATCACTCGAAGAAGGACAGCAGTGAAGGAGGCTTCCCGCTTGCTCCCATGCCCGAAGAAAAGAAGGATGAGGAAGGCAGTGCTAACAGGAGAACGGAG GACCAGGAGCTGGAGAGCCTGGCCGCCATCGAGGCCGAGCTGGAGCGCGTTGCCCACAAGCTGCACGAGCTGAGGCGAGGCTGA
- the CHGA gene encoding chromogranin-A isoform X1 — protein sequence MSRPGLLAVLLLAVPAISLPVTNDMNKGDTKVMKCIVEVISDTLSKPNPLPISEECLETLRGDERIISILRHQNLLKELQEIAAQGANERTQQQKKNSGFEDELSEVLESQNDKNKQRGQCQPLPPGNPDVAGERPEDEQPTGSLAEPAAQKTQQNEDSREEGKNRLEEREYRPQDADPGEKEDREEAESNEISNTEDAQQDEALDNHISKDFSEDEQQQRGDEEEQPRGPRDSLELEDEGEQPSRQGQEQSKEVAGERVEREDDGGDDAAEEDPTEAERSIDLAEEDEEAEEMQGDDNNDDALGFGKDRQSSEEEEEEEQPRALRGRRHRLEDEGMQGEEDTFQPKDAKSEEMEEESSREWEDSKRWNKMDELAKQLTSKKRMEENDSGEDADRSMKMAFRSRKYDFSSPEEDVRRSWKHHSKKDSSEGGFPLAPMPEEKKDEEGSANRRTEDQELESLAAIEAELERVAHKLHELRRG from the exons ATGAGCCGCCCAGGACTGCTCGCCGTCCTGCTCCTGGCCGTGCCGG CCATCTCCCTTCCCGTGACAAACGACATGAATAAAGGGGACACTAAG GTGATGAAGTGCATTGTAGAGGTCATCTCTGATACTTTATCGAAGCCAAACCCCCTGCCGATCAGTGAGGAATGCCTAGAAACACTCAGAGGAG ATGAACGAATCATTTCTATCCTTCGCCACCAAAATTTATTGAAGGAACTTCAGGAAATTGCGGCTCAAG GTGCCAATGAGCGAactcagcagcagaagaaaaacagtggctTCGAAGATGAACTTTCCGAAGTCCTTGAAAGTCAGAACGACAAGAACAAGCAGAGAGGTCAGTGTCAGCCTCTCCCCCCAGGAAATCCAG ATGTGGCAGGGGAGCGCCCTGAAGATGAGCAGCCCACGGGGTCCCTGGCTGAACCGGCAGcacagaaaacccagcaaaatgAAGATtcaagagaggagggaaaaaacagacTGGAGGAGAGGGAGTACAGGCCACAGGATGCCGACCCTGGTGAGAAAGAGGATcgggaggaagcagagagcaACGAGATCAGCAACACAGAGGATGCCCAGCAAGACGAAGCTTTGGACAACCACATCAGCAAAGACTTCAGCgaggatgagcagcagcagcgagggGATGAAGAGGAACAGCCCAGAGGCCCCAGGGACAGCCTGGAGCTTGAGGATGAGGGAGAGCAGCCATccaggcagggccaggagcagagcaAGGAGGTGGCAGGGGAACGTGTGGAGCGGGAGGATGATGGAGGAGACGATGCTGCAGAGGAGGACCCTACCGAAGCAGAGAGGTCAATTGATTtggctgaggaggatgaggaggcggaggagatGCAGGGAGACGACA ATAACGATGATGCTCTGGGATTTGGCAAAGACCGGCAGAgctctgaggaggaagaggaggaagagcagcccCGGGCACTGAGAGGACGAAGGCATCGCCTGGAGGATGAGGGGATGCAGGGGGAGGAGGACACCTTCCAGCCCAAGGATGCCAAAagtgaggagatggaggaggaatcCTCCAGGGAGTGGGAAGACTCCAAGAGGTGGAACAAAATGGATGAGCTGGCCAAGCAGCTGACATCAAAGAAGCGCATGGAGGAAAATGATAGTGGGGAAGACGCAGACAGGTCCATGAAAATGGCATTTAGGTCCCGCAAGTATGACTTCAGTAGTCCAGAGGAAGATGTGAGAAGGTCATGGAAGCATCACTCGAAGAAGGACAGCAGTGAAGGAGGCTTCCCGCTTGCTCCCATGCCCGAAGAAAAGAAGGATGAGGAAGGCAGTGCTAACAGGAGAACGGAG GACCAGGAGCTGGAGAGCCTGGCCGCCATCGAGGCCGAGCTGGAGCGCGTTGCCCACAAGCTGCACGAGCTGAGGCGAGGCTGA